In Citrus sinensis cultivar Valencia sweet orange chromosome 2, DVS_A1.0, whole genome shotgun sequence, a single genomic region encodes these proteins:
- the LOC127900319 gene encoding uncharacterized protein LOC127900319: MDDARGSSSDDETAEVDPQLLADTSDSDYDLGTTQLKDYIEVHAYKPGRNGKHRLRLGDVFDDVEHFRYVLGEVMVDKGFEITKVYNEPRRFYGKCKISECPWYVMGGKIRGKGGFAIKELQKKHECRQTRKSVAVNSKWIAEKIKSKVTVDPHVKISVLREFMLETYGVRIGDLKLYRARERARKDINGDYARGYEDLFQYVAVIHKYDPGAICKVLCDAVTKPEKVLFQRFFMAFPAQKNALNNGCRPYIGLDGCHLKSKYGGVLLADVGMDANNGMVPLALAVCEIENTETWSWFLEILHSYFDNGLEKITFCSDRQKGLLGPLR, from the coding sequence ATGGATGATGCTAGGGGTTCTAGTTCTGACGATGAAACAGCTGAAGTAGATCCTCAGCTGTTAGCAGACACATCAGATTCAGATTATGATTTGGGTACCACTCAGCTGAAGGATTACATTGAAGTGCATGCATATAAGCCAGGGCGTAATGGTAAACATAGGCTGAGGTTAGGAGATGTATTTGATGATGTTGAGCATTTTAGGTATGTGTTAGGTGAAGTGATGGTGGATAAAGGCTTTGAAATTACAAAGGTGTACAATGAGCCTAGGAGATTTTACGGAAAATGCAAGATTAGTGAGTGTCCATGGTATGTGATGGGAGGTAAAATAAGGGGCAAGGGTGGATTTGCAATCAAAGAGTTGCAAAAGAAGCATGAATGTAGACAGACTAGAAAGTCAGTGGCTGTGAACAGTAAATGGATAgcagagaaaattaagagcaAAGTTACTGTAGATCCTCATGTGAAGATTTCTGTTCTTCGTGAGTTTATGTTGGAGACTTATGGTGTGCGGATAGGGGATTTAAAACTATATAGGGCTAGAGAGAGGGCAAGAAAAGACATTAATGGAGATTATGCGAGGGGATACGaagatttgtttcaatatgTTGCAGTGATTCACAAGTATGATCCTGGTGCAATTTGTAAAGTGCTTTGTGATGCTGTAACTAAGCCTGAGAAAGTGTTGTTTCAGAGATTCTTTATGGCATTTCCAGCTCAAAAAAATGCCCTTAACAATGGCTGTAGGCCATATATCGGGTTGGATGGGTGTCACTTGAAATCAAAATATGGTGGAGTTCTATTAGCCGATGTGGGTATGGATGCTAATAATGGAATGGTCCCATTAGCATTAGCAGTGTGTGAGATAGAGAATACTGAAACCTGGTCGTGGTTTTTAGAAATTCTGCATTCGTATTTTGATAATGGCTTGGAGAAGATTACATTTTGCTCAGATAGGCAAAAGGGTTTGTTGGGGCCATTGAGATAA
- the LOC127900318 gene encoding uncharacterized protein LOC127900318, which yields MDKTWIFCDRLSDEYSDGVDDFLEFAILNSENIMSIRCPCTTCCNMEFLSPQQVRLHLFKKGFLENYLVWNWHGEVDRKPTSVKCQDQPQNQRFRCPDYSYVDDMVHDAFEHCDKDPSSFKNVLEDAEKPLYPGSKHSKLSSLMKLYNIKGLYGWSDSGFSVLLEVLNEILPNDNSLPKSMYEARKIMKLLGLDYEKIHACRNDCILYRNEFENLSECPRLKRMFQSPQTAENLTWHENKRIRDGKLRHPADSPAWQLIDKKWPDFAQEQRNLRFALSSDGINPYSTLSTTYSCWPVTLITYNLPPWLCMKRKFMMLSLLISGPKQPGNDIDVYLAPLIEDLKTLWDVGVDVFDGYRKQTFNLRAVLMWTISDFPAYGNLSGCTVKGYYGCLVCGINTCACWLPHSQKMSYMGHRLFIENSPKPLSGTNILNLVADIDTKFGKKVQKKRKRGEVEGHNKGKGEGNSKGNSKGKGEGEGDIEGEGEGDSEIEGEGEGKGDVAQLLYKKRSIFFDLEYWEHLLVRHQLDVMHIEKNVCESIYGTLLHQPGKIKDGINAKKILHIQTLEKKLTKH from the exons ATGGACAAAACTTGGATATTCTGTGATAGATTGTCTGATGAGTATAGTGATGGGGTTGATGATTTCTTGGAGTTTGCCATTCTTAATTCTGAAAATATAATGTCAATTAGATGTCCTTGTACTACTTGTTGTAATATGGAGTTTTTGAGTCCTCAACAAGTGAGGCTacatctatttaaaaaaggttttctagaaaattatttagtttggAATTGGCATGGTGAGGTGGACCGGAAACCTACCTCTGTAAAATGCCAAGACCAGCCACAAAATCAACGTTTTAGATGTCCGGATTATAGTTATGTAGATGACATGGTTCATGATGCTTTTGAGCATTGTGATAAAGATCCTAGTTCTTTTAAGAATGTGCTTGAAGATGCTGAAAAGCCCTTATATCCGGGttcaaagcattcaaagtTATCGAGTCTAATGAAACTGTACAATATAAAAGGACTTTATGGCTGGTCTGATAGTGGGTTTTCAGTTTTATTAGAAGTGCTTAATGAGATATTGCCAAATGATAATAGTTTGCCTAAGTCCATGTATGAGgctagaaaaataatgaagctATTAGGCTTAGATTATGAGAAAATACATGCATGTCGAAATGATTGCATTCTTTATAGGAATGAGTTCGAGAATCTTAGTGAATGCCCAAG GTTGAAAAGAATGTTTCAATCACCACAAACTGCTGAGAACTTAACatggcatgaaaataaaagaattagagaTGGCAAGCTTCGCCACCCAGCAGATTCACCAGCTTGGCAGTTAATTGACAAGAAATGGCCTGATTTTGCCCAAGAGCAGAGAAATCTTCGGTTCGCTTTATCATCTGATGGGATTAACCCATATAGCACACTTAGCACTACTTATAGTTGTTGGCCTGTTACATTGATAACATATAACCTTCCTCCGTGGCTGtgtatgaaaagaaaatttatgatgTTGTCTCTACTGATATCTGGTCCTAAACAACCTGGAAATGACATAGATGTATACCTAGCACCATTGATTGAGGACTTAAAAACCCTATGGGATGTAGGCGTCGATGTGTTTGATGGTTATAGGaaacaaacttttaatttacgAGCTGTGTTGATGTGGACAATTAGTGATTTTCCAGCTTATGGAAACTTGTCTGGGTGTACTGTTAAGGGGTATTATGGTTGTCTAGTTTGTGGGATAAACACATGTGCATGTTGGCTACCTCATAGTCAGAAAATGTCATATATGGGTCATAGGCTGTTTATTGAAAATTCTCCTAAGCCTTTGTCTGGTACAAATATCTTAAACTTGGTGGCTGACATTGACACCAAGTTTGGGAAAAAGGTCCAAAAAAAGCGTAAACGGGGTGAGGTTGAGGGTCACAATAAGGGTAAAGGTGAGGGTAACAGTAAGGGTAACAGTAAGGGTAAAGGTGAGGGTGAGGGTGATATTGAGGGTGAGGGTGAGGGAGATAGTGAGATTGAAGGTGAGGGTGAGGGTAAAGGGGATGTAGCTCAGTTGCTATACAAAAAGAGATCAATCttctttgatttagaatattgGGAACATTTGTTAGTTCGCCATCAACTAGATGTGATGcatattgagaaaaatgtatgCGAGAGCATCTATGGCACATTACTCCATCAACCGGGGAAAATAAAAGATGGAATTAATGCTAAAAAGATCTTACACATCCAGACcttagagaaaaaattaacaaagcattga